GTGACCGCGCGCAGACCACCGTGGGCGAGGGCGGCGCGCTGCCGGTCCGCGCCGGTCCCGTCCTGCAGCAGCCGGTGGACCAGGGACGTGACCTGCCGGGAGTCGCCCGATGCGTCGAGGGCGGGAGCGACATGCCGCAGGAACTCGTAGAGCACGTCGCCGGCGCGGTGCGATGTGCCGGCGGGGTCGATCAGGGTGTCGCCGAGCCCGTGCCGGGCGGCGTGCCACATAGCGGCCTGCAGCAGTTCCGGCGCGCAGTCGGGCAAGGGCGTGTCGGCGACCGCTTCCGCCAGTGCGGTCTCCACGAGAGCCCGGATGATCGCGGCGAGCATGACGGCCTCGTCCGCCCGCAGCTGGACGTCCAGGCAGCGCACCTCGATCGTGGGGTAGGTGGCCGAAAGGCGGGCCTGCCAGTAGAGCTGACCGGTGTCGGAGATCAGGCCGGACTCCTGCAGCCGTGCCACGCGCCGGTCGTAGTCCTCGGCGTCACGGAAATGCGGGGGCATGCCGCTGACCGGCCACCGGCTGAAGATCACCGTGCGCCAGCTCGCGAAGCCCGTGTCGTGGCCGTCCCAGAGCGGGGAGTTCGCCGCCATGGCCGTCAGCGTCGGCAGCCGGGACCGGATCCGGTTCAGCACCTGCACGCCCGCCTCCCGGCCGGGTACGGCGACGTGCACGTGCGTGCCGTTGACCAGCTGCTCCGCCACCAGCTGCGGCGCCTGGACGACCATGGCCCGGTAGCGTGCCTGGTCGGTGACGGCTATGGGGCGGCCGTGCCGCAGCGGTGGTGTCCCGCAGACCCCGATCCGGCAGCCGTGCTCCTCCGCGGCCACGCCGACCGCGTGCCGCAGTCGCAGCAGATGGCCTCCGACCTCCTGCAGGGTGTCGCAGACCGGGGTGGCCACCTCGACCTGCGCCTGGAGCAGCTCGTACTGCACCTCCTGGTCGGTCACGAGATGCCCCACACCCGCCGCGGCGCGCACTTTGTCCGCCTGAGGTACCGGCAGACCCGTGACCGGGTCGAGCAGCAGGTACTCCTCTTCCACGCCGATCGTCGTCATCGACCACCCTCTGTTCCGCCCGGCGGCCGGGCCGGATTCCGGCGCGCGGCAGGCGCACCTTCACGCAGCGATGGTCACCTCTCGGGGGCACGCTGGTGGGCTACCGAGTGCCGCGGTCGGGTCGGAACAAAACATGACACAGATACAGAAACCGCTTACGTCGGAAAGGACGCCGACCGCGGTGTCGCCCGCCGGGCCGGGGTACTCGCGCACCGGCAGCCCGGCGCTGCCGTCACCGTGCAGGAGTCCTCGCAGGCTCGCGGAAGGGAGCGGTCCATGCCCAGGACGGCGAAAGAGCAGACGGTGGAGCAACTGGGCGGTCCGCGCAGCGTCCTCGCGCGGCAACGGCGTGATCACGCGGAGATGGACCGGCTCATGGAACGGTATCGGGCCCTGACCGACGGCGAAGAGCGGGAGCAGGTCCTCAAGGAGGTCGTCCAGCTCGTCTTCAGCCACGCCTTCGCGGAGGAGACCGTGCTGTGGCCGGCCGTGCGGCGCTCGGTGGCGGACGGCGAGGAGCTGACCTCGCGGGTCGAGGAGGAGCACCAACAGATCAATGATCTCGTCGCCGGCATCGAGCG
This is a stretch of genomic DNA from Streptomyces hawaiiensis. It encodes these proteins:
- a CDS encoding carboxylate-amine ligase; this translates as MTTIGVEEEYLLLDPVTGLPVPQADKVRAAAGVGHLVTDQEVQYELLQAQVEVATPVCDTLQEVGGHLLRLRHAVGVAAEEHGCRIGVCGTPPLRHGRPIAVTDQARYRAMVVQAPQLVAEQLVNGTHVHVAVPGREAGVQVLNRIRSRLPTLTAMAANSPLWDGHDTGFASWRTVIFSRWPVSGMPPHFRDAEDYDRRVARLQESGLISDTGQLYWQARLSATYPTIEVRCLDVQLRADEAVMLAAIIRALVETALAEAVADTPLPDCAPELLQAAMWHAARHGLGDTLIDPAGTSHRAGDVLYEFLRHVAPALDASGDSRQVTSLVHRLLQDGTGADRQRAALAHGGLRAVTELISAQSTMP